One Methylobacterium sp. 77 DNA window includes the following coding sequences:
- a CDS encoding flavin reductase family protein, whose product MHYDSENRTLPHNPLKALVAPRPIGWISAMNTAGQVNLSPYSYFNAVASGPDMVMFSSSGRKDAMTFAEEGGEFVCNIATFGLRDAMNATSAPLARGDSEFVAAGLTPVPSRMVRPPRVAEAPAALECRWLQTVPLTPLDGSEASHFLVIGQVVSIYIDDAFIKDGRVDTGAMHPLLRGGYFDYFSVTDEARFELKRPSGAGQ is encoded by the coding sequence ATGCATTACGATTCCGAGAACCGCACCCTGCCGCACAACCCGCTGAAGGCCCTGGTGGCGCCGCGGCCCATCGGCTGGATCAGCGCGATGAACACGGCGGGCCAGGTCAACCTCTCCCCCTATTCGTACTTCAACGCCGTCGCCAGCGGCCCCGACATGGTGATGTTCTCCTCCTCCGGCCGCAAGGACGCGATGACCTTCGCGGAGGAGGGCGGAGAGTTCGTCTGCAACATCGCCACGTTCGGCCTGCGCGACGCGATGAACGCCACCTCGGCGCCCCTGGCCCGCGGCGACAGCGAGTTCGTGGCGGCCGGGCTGACACCGGTGCCGTCGCGCATGGTCCGCCCGCCGCGCGTGGCCGAGGCGCCCGCCGCGCTGGAATGCCGATGGCTCCAGACCGTGCCGCTGACGCCGCTGGACGGCAGCGAGGCTAGTCACTTCCTGGTGATCGGCCAGGTCGTGTCGATCTATATCGACGATGCCTTCATCAAGGATGGCCGTGTCGATACCGGCGCCATGCATCCGCTCCTGCGCGGAGGCTATTTCGATTATTTCAGCGTCACCGACGAGGCTCGTTTCGAGTTGAAGCGCCCGTCCGGCGCTGGTCAGTAG
- a CDS encoding nitroreductase — translation MDSTSDISRNDTLELLRVRRSVPPINLDGPGPSAEELEAILTIASRVPDHGKLSPWRFLVIEGDARLRVGDTIAEAYAADNPEADAKRLDLERHRLAHAPLVVAVVSSAGPHVKIPEWEQMLSAGAVCMNLVVAANAAGFATAWLTEWFAYDRRILDALGLDPREKLAGFIHLGRAREVPSDRPRPTLSDIVTRI, via the coding sequence ATGGACAGCACATCCGACATATCCCGGAACGACACCCTCGAACTCCTGCGCGTCCGCCGTTCCGTCCCGCCGATCAACCTCGACGGGCCCGGCCCGAGCGCCGAGGAGCTCGAGGCGATCCTCACCATCGCCTCCCGCGTGCCCGACCACGGCAAGCTCAGCCCCTGGCGTTTCCTGGTGATCGAAGGCGATGCTCGCCTCCGCGTCGGCGACACCATCGCCGAGGCCTATGCCGCCGACAATCCGGAGGCCGACGCCAAGCGTCTCGACCTGGAGCGCCACCGCCTCGCCCACGCTCCCCTGGTGGTGGCCGTGGTCTCGAGCGCCGGGCCGCATGTCAAGATTCCGGAATGGGAGCAGATGCTCTCGGCCGGCGCCGTGTGCATGAATCTCGTCGTCGCGGCCAATGCCGCCGGCTTTGCGACCGCGTGGCTGACCGAGTGGTTCGCCTATGACCGCCGCATCCTCGACGCGCTCGGCCTCGACCCGCGCGAGAAACTGGCCGGCTTCATCCATCTCGGCCGTGCTCGCGAGGTTCCGAGCGACCGCCCGAGACCGACCCTCTCCGACATCGTCACACGGATCTGA
- the chrA gene encoding chromate efflux transporter — MTTPPSAREGSLSEIFLAFLKLGLTAFGGPIAHLGYFRDEFVHRRRWLDEAAYADLVALCQFLPGPASSQVGFSLGLMRGGGLAGGLTAWAGFTLPSALLLLAFAGSAGALGGSLGVGILHGLKLVAVAVVAQAVWGMGRSLAPDAVRASIAFSALCLVTALAGSLGQVAAIAVGALAGLVLCRGAAGTAGVPMHIPVSRRAGRAALLLFGLLLILPPLLTGVLASPGLAVFDAFYRAGALVFGGGHVVLPLLRAAIVETGWVGADAFLAGYGAAQAVPGPLFTFAAYLGAVLGPEPNGVAGATIALVAIFLPGLLLVYGALPFWEAFRAKPVAQAAMRGANAAVVGILAAALYDPLWTGAVSGPRDFALAAGAFLLLTIGAVPPWIVVTIMAAAGAGFAVLGG; from the coding sequence GTGACGACACCCCCGTCCGCCCGCGAGGGTTCCCTCTCGGAGATCTTCCTCGCCTTCCTCAAGCTCGGGCTCACCGCCTTCGGCGGCCCGATCGCCCATCTCGGCTATTTTCGCGATGAGTTCGTGCATCGCCGGCGCTGGCTCGACGAGGCGGCCTATGCCGATCTGGTGGCCCTGTGCCAGTTCCTGCCGGGGCCGGCCTCGAGCCAGGTCGGGTTCTCCCTCGGCCTGATGCGGGGAGGGGGATTGGCCGGGGGGCTGACGGCCTGGGCCGGCTTCACCCTGCCCTCGGCGCTCCTGCTCCTCGCCTTCGCGGGCAGCGCCGGCGCCCTCGGCGGGAGCTTGGGCGTCGGCATCCTCCACGGCCTGAAACTCGTCGCCGTGGCGGTGGTGGCGCAGGCGGTCTGGGGCATGGGCCGCAGCCTCGCCCCCGATGCCGTGCGCGCGTCCATCGCCTTTTCCGCCCTCTGCCTCGTCACGGCGCTCGCCGGATCGCTGGGGCAGGTCGCCGCCATCGCGGTCGGAGCCTTGGCCGGTCTCGTCCTGTGCCGGGGAGCGGCCGGGACGGCGGGCGTGCCGATGCACATTCCGGTCTCGCGCCGTGCCGGACGTGCCGCTCTCCTCCTGTTCGGCCTGCTCCTGATCCTGCCGCCGCTCCTGACCGGGGTCCTGGCTTCGCCGGGACTCGCCGTGTTCGATGCGTTCTACCGCGCGGGCGCCCTCGTCTTCGGCGGGGGACACGTGGTCCTGCCGCTCCTGCGCGCCGCCATCGTCGAGACCGGCTGGGTCGGGGCGGATGCGTTCCTCGCCGGCTACGGTGCGGCCCAGGCCGTGCCGGGGCCGCTCTTCACCTTTGCCGCCTATCTCGGCGCCGTGCTCGGGCCGGAGCCGAACGGCGTCGCGGGGGCCACCATCGCCCTCGTCGCGATCTTCCTGCCGGGCTTGCTCCTGGTCTACGGAGCGCTGCCGTTCTGGGAGGCGTTCCGCGCGAAACCCGTGGCGCAGGCGGCCATGCGGGGGGCCAACGCGGCGGTGGTCGGGATTCTCGCCGCCGCGCTCTACGATCCGCTCTGGACCGGCGCGGTGTCCGGCCCGCGCGACTTCGCCCTCGCCGCCGGTGCGTTCCTGCTCCTGACGATCGGGGCGGTCCCGCCCTGGATCGTCGTCACGATCATGGCCGCCGCCGGAGCGGGCTTCGCGGTTCTCGGGGGCTGA
- the ureG gene encoding urease accessory protein UreG: protein MTSPNGPLRVGIGGPVGSGKTALMEQLCKRFRDTYEICAITNDIYTKEDARILTVAGALPEERIMGVETGGCPHTAIREDASINLAAVAEMRRRFPKLDLILIESGGDNLAATFSPELADLTLYVIDVAGGEKIPRKGGPGITRSDLLIVNKTDLAPMVGADLGVMEADTRRMRGTRPYVFSSLREGHGADTVARFIVEAGGLG from the coding sequence ATGACCTCACCCAACGGCCCGCTTCGCGTCGGCATCGGCGGCCCGGTCGGCTCCGGCAAGACCGCCCTGATGGAGCAGCTGTGCAAGCGGTTTCGCGACACCTACGAGATCTGCGCCATCACCAACGACATCTACACCAAGGAGGATGCCCGCATCCTCACCGTGGCCGGGGCGCTGCCCGAGGAGCGGATCATGGGCGTCGAGACCGGGGGCTGCCCGCATACGGCGATCCGCGAGGATGCCTCGATCAACCTCGCGGCGGTGGCCGAGATGCGGCGCCGCTTCCCGAAGCTCGACCTGATCCTGATCGAATCCGGCGGCGACAACCTCGCCGCGACCTTCTCGCCGGAGCTCGCCGACCTCACCCTCTACGTCATCGACGTCGCCGGCGGCGAGAAGATCCCGCGCAAGGGCGGCCCCGGCATCACCCGCTCCGATCTCCTCATCGTCAACAAGACCGACCTCGCCCCCATGGTCGGCGCCGATCTCGGGGTGATGGAAGCGGATACCCGGCGCATGCGGGGCACGCGGCCCTACGTGTTCTCGTCCCTGCGCGAGGGACACGGCGCGGACACGGTCGCCCGCTTCATCGTCGAGGCCGGCGGGCTGGGGTAG
- a CDS encoding urease accessory protein UreF encodes MIETVRLMAWLSPGYPVGAYAYSHGLEWAVECGDVANEESLTDWLGDVLERGALRNDLILAAHAHWAAIEGDAPGLAAINDLAVALAPTRELHLETTQQGRSFLDATRAAWGVPELDRLSEALPGAVAYPVAVGLSAGAHRMALPPVLAGFGLAFLQNLVSAALRCAPIGQSAGTRVIAALTPHVAALAATIPGSSLEDIGSATLRLDLGSARHETQYSRIFRS; translated from the coding sequence ATGATCGAGACCGTCCGTCTCATGGCCTGGCTCTCGCCGGGCTATCCGGTCGGGGCCTATGCCTATTCGCACGGGCTCGAATGGGCGGTGGAATGCGGCGATGTCGCGAACGAGGAATCCCTGACGGATTGGCTCGGCGACGTGCTCGAACGGGGTGCTCTCCGCAACGACCTGATCCTCGCAGCCCATGCCCACTGGGCTGCCATAGAGGGCGATGCGCCGGGATTGGCCGCGATCAACGACCTCGCCGTCGCCCTGGCGCCCACCCGCGAACTCCATCTCGAGACGACCCAGCAGGGCCGCAGCTTCCTCGACGCCACCCGCGCCGCCTGGGGAGTGCCGGAACTCGACCGGTTGAGCGAGGCACTCCCCGGCGCCGTCGCCTATCCGGTGGCGGTCGGGCTCTCGGCCGGTGCGCATCGGATGGCGCTGCCCCCGGTGCTGGCCGGGTTCGGCCTCGCCTTCCTGCAGAACCTCGTCTCGGCGGCCCTGCGCTGCGCGCCGATCGGCCAGAGCGCCGGCACGCGGGTGATCGCGGCGCTCACCCCGCATGTGGCGGCTCTCGCCGCGACCATCCCGGGCTCGAGCCTCGAGGATATCGGCAGCGCGACGTTGCGCCTCGACCTCGGCTCGGCCCGGCACGAGACCCAGTATTCCCGCATCTTCCGCTCGTGA
- a CDS encoding urease accessory protein UreE has product MIRATRILRRDSLSGDIVDRIVLDHGDRHRRRMAMRGVGGLAFLLDLPEPTVLDDGDALVLQDGRLVWVEAAPERLLEIRAADDLALKRLIWHIGNRHIPAEIGVDAVFIADDHVLAEMVRGLGGSAEPVERPFRPEGGAYAGDAAGHHHHGHAHDHAHPHTHDAAAG; this is encoded by the coding sequence ATGATCCGCGCCACCCGAATCCTGCGCCGCGATAGCCTGTCCGGCGACATCGTCGACCGCATCGTCCTCGACCATGGCGACCGGCACCGCCGGCGCATGGCCATGCGCGGGGTCGGCGGCCTGGCCTTCCTGCTCGACCTCCCCGAGCCGACGGTGCTCGACGACGGCGATGCTTTGGTGCTGCAGGACGGACGCCTCGTCTGGGTCGAGGCCGCGCCGGAGCGCCTGCTGGAGATCCGCGCCGCCGACGACCTCGCCCTCAAACGGCTGATCTGGCACATCGGCAACCGGCACATCCCGGCCGAGATCGGCGTGGATGCGGTCTTCATCGCCGACGACCACGTGCTCGCCGAGATGGTGCGCGGCTTGGGCGGCAGCGCCGAACCGGTGGAGCGCCCGTTCCGCCCCGAGGGCGGCGCCTATGCCGGCGATGCCGCCGGGCACCACCATCATGGGCATGCCCACGATCACGCGCATCCGCATACCCACGACGCGGCCGCCGGATGA
- the ureC gene encoding urease subunit alpha encodes MSNTPRPASLPRSAYADMFGPTTGDRIRLADTSLVIEVERDHTTYGEEVKFGGGKVIRDGMGQSQVTNRDGAVDTVITNAVVLDHWGVVKCDVGIVKGRIARLGKAGNPDIQPGVDIVVGPGTEVVAGEGKILTAGGFDSHIHYICPQQIEEALCSGVTTMLGGGTGPAHGTFATTCTPGPWHLARMIEAADSFPMNLAFAGKGNASRPESLVEMVRAGACALKLHEDWGTTPQAIDTCLTVADLHDVQVMIHSDTLNESGFVEDTIRAFAGRTIHAFHTEGAGGGHAPDIMKVAGLLNVLPSSTNPTRPYTKNTIDEHLDMLMVCHHLSPSIPEDLAFAESRIRKETIAAEDILHDIGALSMMSSDSQAMGRVGEVVIRTWQTADKMKRQRGALPGDATGNDNLRARRYIAKYTINPAIAHGVSAHVGSVEPGKLADLVLWTPAFFGVKPDLVIKGGMIATAPMGDPNASIPTPQPVHYRPMFGAIGRSPFATALTFVSKAAIEDGLGDRLAVQKRLVAVENVRGGISKKSMILNDATPHIEIDAETYDVRADGELLVCEPAEVLPMAQRYFLF; translated from the coding sequence ATGTCCAACACGCCCCGCCCCGCCTCTCTCCCCCGCTCGGCCTATGCCGACATGTTCGGCCCCACTACGGGCGATAGGATCCGTCTCGCCGACACCTCCCTGGTGATCGAGGTCGAGCGCGACCACACCACCTATGGCGAGGAGGTGAAGTTCGGTGGCGGCAAGGTCATCCGCGACGGGATGGGGCAATCCCAGGTGACGAACCGGGATGGTGCGGTCGATACCGTCATCACCAACGCCGTGGTCCTCGACCATTGGGGCGTGGTGAAATGCGACGTCGGCATCGTCAAGGGCCGCATCGCCAGGCTGGGCAAGGCCGGCAACCCGGACATCCAGCCGGGCGTCGACATCGTCGTCGGTCCGGGTACGGAAGTCGTCGCGGGCGAGGGCAAGATCCTCACCGCCGGCGGGTTCGACAGCCACATCCACTACATCTGCCCGCAGCAGATCGAGGAAGCCCTGTGTTCGGGCGTCACCACCATGCTCGGCGGCGGCACCGGCCCGGCGCACGGCACCTTCGCCACCACCTGCACCCCCGGCCCCTGGCATCTCGCCCGGATGATCGAGGCGGCGGACAGCTTCCCGATGAACCTCGCCTTCGCCGGCAAGGGCAACGCCTCCCGGCCCGAGAGCCTCGTCGAGATGGTCCGCGCCGGGGCCTGCGCCCTGAAGCTCCACGAGGATTGGGGCACGACGCCCCAGGCCATCGACACCTGCCTCACCGTGGCCGACCTGCACGACGTGCAGGTGATGATCCATTCCGACACGCTCAACGAATCCGGCTTCGTCGAGGACACGATCCGCGCCTTCGCGGGCCGGACCATCCACGCCTTCCACACCGAAGGGGCGGGGGGCGGGCACGCCCCGGACATCATGAAGGTGGCGGGGCTGCTGAACGTGCTGCCCTCCTCCACCAACCCGACGCGGCCCTATACGAAGAACACGATCGACGAGCATCTCGACATGCTCATGGTCTGCCACCACCTGTCGCCGTCGATACCCGAGGATCTCGCCTTCGCCGAGAGCCGCATCCGCAAGGAGACCATCGCGGCGGAGGACATCCTGCACGATATCGGCGCGCTCTCGATGATGTCGTCGGACAGCCAGGCCATGGGCCGGGTCGGCGAGGTCGTCATCCGCACCTGGCAGACGGCGGACAAGATGAAGCGCCAGCGGGGCGCCCTTCCCGGTGACGCGACCGGCAACGACAACCTGCGCGCCCGCCGCTACATCGCGAAGTACACGATCAACCCCGCCATCGCCCACGGCGTCTCCGCCCATGTCGGCTCGGTGGAACCGGGCAAGCTCGCCGATCTCGTCCTGTGGACGCCGGCCTTCTTCGGGGTGAAGCCGGATCTCGTGATCAAGGGCGGCATGATCGCCACCGCTCCCATGGGCGACCCCAACGCCTCGATCCCGACGCCCCAGCCGGTGCATTACCGCCCGATGTTCGGAGCGATCGGGCGGTCTCCCTTTGCCACCGCGCTCACCTTTGTCTCGAAGGCCGCCATCGAGGACGGGTTGGGCGACAGGCTCGCGGTCCAGAAGAGACTCGTCGCCGTCGAGAACGTGCGCGGCGGAATTTCCAAGAAGAGCATGATCCTCAACGACGCCACCCCCCATATCGAGATCGACGCGGAGACCTACGACGTGCGCGCCGACGGCGAGTTGCTGGTCTGCGAGCCGGCCGAGGTGCTGCCCATGGCGCAGCGGTACTTCCTGTTTTGA
- a CDS encoding HD domain-containing protein: MTDDESRLRDHILLVTRAAEFAARRHVGQTRKGAAREPYVNHLAEVASLLAATAETPDSDLVAAGWLHDTVEDTGTSNEEIEQLFGRRVAGLVAEVTNDKSLPKAERKRLQVERAPQKSAGARAIKIADKISNLHSLVTSPPEDWDAERVARYIDWAKEVVAGCRGVNAALDALFDRAVAEAREAA, encoded by the coding sequence ATGACGGACGACGAGTCCCGCTTGCGCGATCACATCCTTCTCGTGACCCGCGCCGCCGAGTTCGCCGCGCGGCGTCACGTCGGACAGACCCGGAAAGGAGCGGCGCGCGAGCCTTACGTGAACCATCTCGCCGAGGTGGCCTCGCTGCTGGCCGCCACCGCCGAGACGCCGGATTCCGATCTGGTGGCGGCGGGCTGGCTCCACGACACGGTGGAGGATACCGGGACCAGCAACGAGGAGATCGAGCAGTTGTTCGGTCGCCGCGTCGCCGGACTTGTGGCGGAGGTCACCAACGACAAGTCGCTGCCCAAGGCCGAGCGCAAGCGTCTGCAGGTCGAACGGGCGCCGCAGAAGTCCGCCGGCGCCCGCGCCATCAAGATCGCGGACAAGATCAGCAACCTGCATTCGCTCGTCACCAGCCCTCCGGAGGATTGGGATGCCGAGCGCGTGGCGCGCTACATCGATTGGGCGAAAGAGGTGGTCGCCGGCTGTCGCGGCGTCAACGCAGCGCTGGACGCTCTTTTCGACCGCGCCGTCGCAGAGGCACGAGAGGCCGCCTGA
- a CDS encoding urease subunit gamma, with the protein MLLTPREKDKLLVAMAAQVARNRLARGVKLNYPEAIALITDAVVEGARDGRSVSELMQAGAHVLTADQVMEGIAEMIHDIQVEATFPDGTKLVTVHHPIRGAPSVDVPGTVTTLPGEIVFNEGAPRILLTVANVGDRPIQVGSHYHFYEVNPGLTFEREKARGQRLDIAPGTAVRFEPGATREVSLVPLLGARTVYGFRGDVMGPL; encoded by the coding sequence GTGCTCCTGACCCCGCGCGAAAAGGACAAGCTCCTCGTCGCCATGGCCGCCCAGGTCGCCCGCAACCGGCTCGCCCGAGGCGTCAAGCTGAACTATCCCGAAGCGATCGCCCTCATCACCGATGCGGTTGTGGAGGGCGCGCGGGACGGCCGCTCGGTCTCCGAACTGATGCAGGCCGGCGCCCATGTCCTCACCGCCGATCAGGTGATGGAGGGCATCGCCGAGATGATCCACGACATCCAGGTGGAGGCGACGTTCCCCGACGGGACCAAGCTCGTCACCGTCCACCACCCGATCCGCGGCGCGCCCTCGGTCGACGTGCCGGGCACGGTCACGACGCTGCCGGGCGAGATCGTCTTCAACGAGGGCGCCCCGCGCATCCTGCTCACGGTGGCCAATGTCGGCGACCGGCCGATCCAGGTCGGCTCGCACTACCATTTCTACGAGGTGAATCCCGGCCTGACCTTCGAGCGCGAGAAGGCGAGGGGGCAGCGCCTCGACATCGCGCCGGGCACGGCGGTGCGGTTCGAGCCGGGAGCCACGCGGGAAGTCTCGCTCGTGCCGTTGCTCGGCGCGCGGACGGTGTATGGATTTCGCGGCGACGTGATGGGGCCTCTATGA
- the rutR gene encoding HTH-type transcriptional regulator RutR, giving the protein MPLIAEKPPQRRRRKDGEARREAILDAGLEVFSGLGLHGASVDRLAERAGLSKANLLYYFPSKEELYLAVLRRVLDVWLDPLQELDAESEPAQAIRSYIRTKLVLSRDAPQASRLFCLEIVQGAPLLKAELEGPLRSLVESKAAILRGWIEAGRIGHHDPHHLIFSIWAITQHYADFSVQVSAITGRGLDDPDFFERTVASTQALILAGLGLKETGAA; this is encoded by the coding sequence GTGCCGCTGATCGCCGAGAAGCCGCCCCAGCGCCGCCGCCGCAAGGACGGCGAGGCGCGGCGCGAGGCGATCCTCGATGCCGGGCTGGAGGTGTTCTCTGGCCTCGGCCTGCACGGGGCGAGCGTGGACCGGCTCGCCGAGCGGGCCGGGCTGTCGAAGGCCAACCTGCTCTACTACTTCCCCTCGAAGGAAGAACTCTACTTGGCAGTGCTGCGCCGCGTCCTCGACGTCTGGCTCGATCCCCTGCAGGAACTCGACGCCGAGAGCGAGCCGGCCCAGGCGATCCGGTCCTATATCCGCACCAAGCTCGTGCTCTCGCGCGATGCGCCTCAGGCCTCGCGGCTGTTCTGCCTGGAGATCGTCCAGGGTGCGCCGCTGCTGAAGGCGGAACTGGAAGGGCCGCTCCGCAGCCTGGTGGAGAGCAAGGCGGCGATCCTGCGCGGCTGGATCGAGGCGGGCCGCATCGGGCACCACGACCCGCATCACCTGATCTTCTCGATCTGGGCCATCACCCAGCATTATGCGGATTTTTCCGTGCAGGTGAGCGCCATCACCGGGCGCGGCCTCGACGATCCCGACTTTTTCGAGCGAACGGTGGCCAGCACGCAGGCGCTGATCCTGGCCGGGCTCGGCCTGAAAGAGACAGGCGCGGCGTGA
- a CDS encoding c-type cytochrome yields MRYSVLGALVALLLPAAAHAEGDAAAGEKAFAPCKACHAFGKSGVGPDLTGVVGRKAASLEGYSYSAPLKASGITWDEANLHEWLKNPKAKVAGTKMVFPGYPDDKKIDDVIAYLSTKK; encoded by the coding sequence ATGCGATATTCCGTGCTCGGTGCCCTCGTCGCCCTCCTGCTCCCGGCCGCCGCCCATGCGGAGGGTGATGCCGCCGCGGGCGAGAAGGCGTTCGCGCCCTGCAAGGCCTGTCATGCGTTCGGCAAGAGCGGCGTCGGCCCCGACCTCACGGGGGTGGTCGGGCGCAAGGCGGCCTCTCTGGAGGGCTATTCCTACTCGGCGCCGCTCAAGGCATCGGGCATCACCTGGGACGAGGCGAACCTGCACGAGTGGCTGAAGAACCCGAAGGCCAAGGTGGCCGGAACCAAGATGGTGTTCCCCGGCTACCCGGACGACAAGAAGATCGATGACGTGATCGCTTATCTCTCCACCAAGAAGTAG
- the rutA gene encoding pyrimidine utilization protein A gives MNVGVFIPIGNNGWLLSENAPQYKPSFELNKQVVLKAEGYGLDFALSMIKLRGFGGKTEFWDHNLESFTLMAGLAAVTTRIKLFATAATLCMPPAITARMAATIDSISGGRFGLNLVTGWQRPEYSQMGLWPGDEYFSRRYEYLSEYAQVLRDLWETGASDRKGEFFQMDDCRLSPRPQAEMKIICAGQSAAGMAFTAKYADYNFCFGKGVNTPTAFAPTVERLELAKAETGRDVSSYVLFMIIAAETDEEARATWEHYKAGADAEAIAWLGVQGAADTKSGADTNVRQMADPTSAVNINMGTLVGSYAEIARMLDEVATVPGTEGVLLVFDDFLAGLDAYGTRIQPLMASRAHLTADAVPMAQIMAKVA, from the coding sequence ATGAATGTCGGCGTCTTCATCCCGATCGGAAACAACGGCTGGCTCCTCTCGGAGAACGCGCCGCAATACAAGCCGAGTTTCGAGCTGAACAAGCAGGTCGTGCTCAAGGCCGAGGGCTACGGGCTCGATTTCGCCCTGTCGATGATCAAGCTGCGCGGCTTCGGCGGCAAGACCGAGTTCTGGGACCACAACCTCGAATCCTTCACGCTGATGGCCGGCCTCGCCGCCGTGACGACCCGGATCAAGCTCTTCGCCACCGCCGCGACCCTGTGCATGCCCCCCGCCATCACCGCGCGGATGGCCGCGACCATCGATTCCATCTCCGGCGGCCGCTTCGGCCTCAACCTCGTCACCGGATGGCAGCGGCCGGAATACTCGCAGATGGGCCTGTGGCCCGGCGACGAATACTTCTCGCGACGCTACGAATATCTCTCGGAATACGCCCAGGTGCTGCGCGACCTGTGGGAGACGGGCGCCTCCGACAGGAAGGGCGAGTTCTTCCAGATGGACGATTGCCGGCTCTCGCCCCGGCCGCAGGCGGAGATGAAGATCATCTGCGCCGGCCAGTCCGCCGCCGGCATGGCCTTCACCGCGAAATATGCCGACTACAATTTCTGCTTCGGCAAGGGCGTGAACACGCCGACCGCCTTCGCCCCCACGGTGGAGCGGCTGGAACTCGCCAAGGCCGAGACCGGCCGGGACGTCTCGTCCTACGTCCTGTTCATGATCATCGCCGCCGAGACCGACGAGGAGGCCCGTGCCACCTGGGAGCATTACAAGGCGGGCGCGGATGCCGAGGCCATCGCCTGGCTCGGGGTTCAGGGGGCGGCCGACACCAAGTCCGGTGCCGACACCAACGTGCGCCAGATGGCCGATCCGACCTCGGCGGTGAACATCAACATGGGCACCCTCGTCGGCTCCTATGCCGAAATCGCCCGGATGCTCGACGAGGTTGCCACCGTGCCCGGCACGGAGGGCGTGCTCCTGGTCTTCGATGACTTCCTCGCAGGCCTCGACGCCTACGGCACCCGGATCCAGCCGTTGATGGCTTCGCGGGCGCATCTGACCGCCGATGCCGTGCCGATGGCGCAGATCATGGCCAAGGTGGCGTGA
- the rutB gene encoding pyrimidine utilization protein B, which yields MVAGYHDARGRHGRVTLPARPEPIAFDAEATALIVVDMQNAYATKGGYLDLAGFDVSSTGPVIDRIAQAVAAARRAGIRIVWFQNGWDPDYVEAGGPGSPNWHKSNALKTMRAKPGMNERLLAKGTWDYALVDALSPEPGDIVLGKPRYSGFFNTQLDSLLRSAGIRTLVFTGIATNVCVESTLRDGFFLEYFGIVLADATHQAGPDSLQAGALSNIETFFGWVSDVASFAAALAKRDAAAAE from the coding sequence ATGGTCGCCGGCTATCACGATGCGAGGGGGCGCCATGGCCGCGTCACCCTCCCCGCCCGGCCGGAGCCCATCGCCTTCGATGCGGAGGCCACGGCCCTCATCGTCGTCGACATGCAGAACGCCTACGCCACCAAGGGCGGCTATCTCGATCTCGCCGGGTTCGACGTCTCGTCCACCGGCCCGGTGATCGACCGGATCGCGCAGGCGGTGGCCGCCGCGCGTCGGGCCGGGATCAGGATCGTCTGGTTCCAGAACGGCTGGGATCCGGATTACGTCGAGGCGGGCGGCCCCGGCTCGCCGAACTGGCACAAGTCGAACGCCCTCAAGACCATGCGCGCCAAGCCCGGCATGAACGAGCGATTGCTCGCCAAGGGCACCTGGGACTACGCCCTGGTGGATGCGCTGAGCCCCGAGCCCGGCGACATCGTGCTGGGCAAGCCGCGATACAGCGGCTTCTTCAACACCCAGCTCGACAGCCTGCTGCGCTCGGCCGGCATCCGCACCCTGGTCTTCACCGGCATCGCCACCAATGTCTGCGTGGAATCGACCCTGCGCGACGGATTCTTCCTCGAATATTTCGGCATCGTCCTGGCCGATGCGACGCATCAGGCCGGGCCGGACAGCCTGCAGGCGGGGGCGCTGTCCAATATCGAGACCTTCTTCGGCTGGGTCTCGGATGTCGCGAGCTTCGCGGCGGCTTTGGCCAAGCGGGACGCCGCGGCGGCGGAGTGA
- the rutC gene encoding pyrimidine utilization protein C, which produces MPKTVIIPPGTGKPLAPYVPGTLADGVLYVSGTLPLDAEANVVHVGDAGAQTQHVLETIKGVVTAAGGTMDDVTFNHIFLKDWADYGAINAVYATYFPGEKPARYCIQCGLVKPDALVEIASIAHVGKP; this is translated from the coding sequence ATGCCCAAGACCGTCATCATCCCACCCGGCACCGGCAAGCCGCTGGCGCCCTACGTTCCGGGAACGCTCGCCGACGGCGTGCTCTACGTCTCGGGAACCCTGCCGCTCGATGCGGAGGCCAACGTCGTCCATGTGGGCGATGCCGGCGCGCAGACGCAGCATGTGCTGGAGACGATCAAGGGCGTCGTCACCGCCGCCGGCGGCACCATGGACGACGTCACCTTCAACCACATCTTCCTGAAGGACTGGGCGGATTACGGCGCGATCAATGCCGTCTATGCCACCTACTTCCCCGGCGAGAAGCCGGCGCGCTACTGCATCCAGTGCGGGCTGGTGAAACCCGACGCCCTGGTGGAGATTGCGTCCATCGCGCATGTGGGCAAGCCGTGA